The Thermocladium sp. ECH_B genomic interval GCGGAGCCCGATAAGAGATTCAATGCGCTTCATGGGCAANCCCGGCTCAGATTCATTGATGGGGAGCTCAAGGTAAAGATAGATGTATTCCTAGACATTTTCAGGGAGAGCCATGTATTACCCCTCGGGAAGAGATTGGGGCTCTACTCCCCAACCGTGCCTCCAAGTGATTTATTGATGACTAAGCTTCAGATATGGGCGATCACAGAGAAGGACTTGAAGGATATAGCCGCATTACTGCTTAAGCTGAATTTGGGGGAGACCGATTCGCGTGAAACCATCTCAATCAAGAGGATAATTGAGTTGACGTCGAGTGATTGGGGTCTCTATAAGACGTCTCTGATTAATTTGGGAAAGGTACTTGATTACGTGCGTGGCATTGGGATAGATGGCATAGAGGAGAGGGTCTCCATCATTGCATCTAAAATGGAATCATCGCCGAAGAGCATTAAGTGGAGGCTCAGATCATTGATTGGGGAGCGCATTAAGTGGTACGAGGAGCCCGAAGAGGCGTGAGGACATTTCGATTTGAATCGCTAAATTTAATAATACTGATTCCTATACTATACCATGTTTGAGATATTTATACTTGTCCAGACTAAGGTGGGCAAGGCATTTCAAGTAACGGAGCAAATAAGATCGATACCTGGAATTAAATCCACATATACTGTGACGGGTCCCTACGACATAATTGCATCAATGGAGATAGAGAACATAGAGTCCCTGGAGGACATAATAAAGCGGATACATGCCATAGACGGCGTGGAGCGAACGCTGACCGCAATGGTAATCAAGAAGTACTAGCACCAAGTTACTGCCCCCACGGGTCTCCTATTCTAAAGGGCGTTAATGCCCCAGTTAAAGTTTAAAAGGAAGAATAGCGGAGAAACGCGGAGGCGCCTTTAATGAGTGATTCAAGGCAGTTATATAAGGATAGGATAGAGGCTTCCCTGGATGCTTGGGATAGGATCCTAAGGGGAGAGGTCTCCACTAGGCCTGAACTGGAGAACCTCTTGGTGACCATATACAAGGAGAAGGGGGTAGAGCCATTCAGGGGCTTATCCAAGATACGCATATATGATAAGGAGATAGCGACTGTCTATGTGGTTGGGAAGTATGGGTTGGCCCTCGTCGATGATGAATCCATAAAGCAATACTCCAGCCTATTTCAAATAGAGATAATAGGGGATGACGTGTATAACCAATTAAGGAGGGCCGATTTCAATCTAAGCAATGAGTTAAGGGACTCAATACGTGAAAAAATAGATGTGGAAGCAATGGGGGAATCACTTGAGGAGAGGGTGTTTAGGGCTTATAGGTTAATATATACTGGAAGCATAATGGGCTTCATGCCTGAGACCGATTTCGTCAAGATGTATGGAGTATTTCTCGACGTGTTTCCACAATTATCGGAGAGATTAATAAATTACGTTAGGTTCTACGTGGCCACCCGGATAGCGGAGAAAATAGCGTTGGGACTCATAACTAACCTAAACGATAAGAAGATAGAGAAGTATGCCTACTGCGTCAGACTGGGTTTAACTAAGTGCGCGCCATCGGATAAATTGATAAGGGAAATAGCGGTCAAGGTATATAAGGCTCCCCGCAACATAGTGAATAAGTTATTTCCAAACGCTGATACGAGGTCATTCGTGCCAAAGGCAACGTAATTCCCCTCACTTCTTTTTCCTAATCACGAATATGCTGGAGTACATTCCGCCCTGCTCAATGCGACGCTCAGCGACATCTAAATCCCTTAAGCCAGCCACCAAGCCTCGCCTAGCCGTTATCATAACCACGCTCCTCCTTGCCGAATCGATGGCGGCGGCGATCAATTCATTATAGAACGTCCTTATGGGGGTCATAGTCCTCATTCTGATTCCATAGGGCGGATTAAATATTACGTGATCACAGGAAAGCGATCGCATGAATCCCATTGTTGAATCACCTGAAACCACATCGAAGTCACTGCCCGCGGAATTCAAGTTATCCCTCGCCATTAAGCAGTAATTCAAATTGATATCTATGCATATGGCTCTAACTCGAGCCCAGTAATGCATTGCCTCGGCGGGAATAGTGCCTCCCCCACAAGTCAAGTCGCAAATGGTTTCCCCATCCCCGGGATCCGCCATCATGATCATGGCGAATGCGATCACCGGATTAAGCGATGCTGGATGAGAGGCAACCCTATAATCCCTATCCCTCATGGTTGACCTAGTCAACCTCACCCCAAGCAGTAATTGATCGCCCATCACGTGAACCCCAATAACCACGTCTGGATTAGATAAATTAACTAATGGTCTCACCCCCCTCTCCTCAAGAAATGAAATGACCGCGTCGCCCACATGACTTGCCACAATGGTGCTGGTGTACTCATGATTGCCGGTCCTCAACGCCTCAATCGCTATGCTCGTCTCTGGAGTCACAATCCCCATTAATTCACTTAAGTCCACGCCACTTATCGCGGTGGCTAGATCACTCAGCCTAGGCCCCACTTTCCCCCTGTGAAGCAGGTAGTACGCGTTCTCTATTGTCCTCATGGTGGCCAAAAAAGATTTGGCGGCCGCCATGGATGATGCGCCCAATTCAAGAATTACCCTACCGCTCATTTTCTCATAACTATGGCCAATACTGGATCCCCTCCTCTTCTCAGCCTCCTTCACGACATAGTCCTCTAATCCAGGCACTGTGGTGGCTAGGATGCTCATTTAATCGCTTCGGTTATTAATCATTTAAAAACCTGCTTAATTCTTCTCTAAGCAACCGGCCCACTTCCTTGCCTGAATCAATATATCCACTAAATCGCTCAACTTAAGTCTACCAGTATTGGTGTTTCGTGGACTTGGATGGTAACTCATGAATAATTTGACGCCATTAACCACAAGAGAATCGCCGTGCCTAAACCTAACCCTAACCCCCATTACCCTAGAAATGGAGTTAGTCGCGATGGCGCCCAATGCCACCACAGACCTCGGCTTAATCATCTCGAATTCAATGCTTAACCAGCGTAGGCAATTACTTACCTCAGATGCGAGCGGCTTATTGCTTGGAGGCACGCATTTAACCGCTGAAGTAACATACGCACACCTGAGCCTCGTACCGTCGTTCCTGGACACGCTGAAGGGATTACTTGCGAGACCAGCATCATGAAGAGCCCGAAACAGGAACTGCGCGCTGCGGTCGCCTGTGAACATTCTCCCGGTCCTATTCCCACCATGAGCCGCAGGCGCTAATCCAATAATCATGACTCCCCCAGCCTCACCCCAGGGAGGAACAGGTTTCCTCCAATACTCTTCACCGCTGAACCTAGGCAAGGGCTTCACGTTCTCCCTGTAAGCAACTAATCGGGGACATAACCTGCACTCAGCGAGTCCGGGCAGCATTAATTTTAAGGGGGAATAGCCGTTCTTCAATATTGTGGCTTTACATAATGATAGTGTAAAGCGTTTTAAGGGGGTGCATGAATGCCTATAGTGGGGCGAGTGATGGTGGGACACATTAGGCGGCTGCCCACCGGACTCCCCATTGCCATAGGATTATTAAGGGGGAGTCGGGATGGCTTCACGTGATTTTCGCTGTTTACCAGGAGCCGGGCGAGGATAGGTTGAGGGCGGAGATCGTGCTTGACCTTAGGCGCATCGTTAGGGAGAGGTGGGGCCTCATGCTTCCCCTGGTTTACCCGGAGGATGTGGGGGATATTGCGGCTGCTTGGCTTCCCATGCCGGGCAATGGGAGGGGAATAGATAGGTTATTTGATTTGGTGAATTACCTGGATGTGGATTCAATCATATTATCGATGCCGAGCAGAAGCGATTTAATGATGTATGCATTGGATGTGGCTGCCAATTACGGCGTATCTATTGCTTGGTTCCTTAGGGATCCCGCGAATTATTCTCCCCCCGCTGCTTTTCCTCATCCAATTAAGATAGCGTTCTCCATTCCATCGCTTGGCTCCATGAAGTCGCTCGCCAAATTCATATTGCTTAATCAATCCTCCATTAAATTCATGTTCGCGCATAATATCCAGAATGGCCGCGGCGGGTTCCCATTGATGGGGGGAGGAGATATGGATTACCTAATGATAATTAAACTGCTCGCAATGATTGGTTACGAGGGCTACTTTGTCCTCAGGTACGATAAGCAGTACAGGAATAAGTACTGGAGCGACATAAATGCATTGGAGACGTATAGGGACTCCCTAGGCGGGGCCTTGGCTGATGCCAGGCTAGTAAAACTATTAAGCTCAGCCCTAGGCGAGGTTTTCGGCGATAATAAGTGAAGCTAAAGGGTCGAGACCTGCTCTCATGGGTTGATTACTCCAGGGATGAATTCATGTTCCTGTTAAACCTATCGAAGAACCTCAAGGAGCGGTTCTATGCTGGGGAGAGGTACGTGCCGACTCACCTCGGAAAAACCGTCCTCGGCATATTCGAGAAGCCGAGCACCAGGACTAGGATAAGCCTGGAGGTTGCCGCTAATCAATTGGGAATGAAGGTGATTTACAGCAATCCCCAGGAGCTTCAGTTAGGTAGGGGCGAGACAATTGAGGACACCGCTAGGGTAGTGACCAGGCTAGTGGATGGAGTCATGGCTCGAGTCTATAGCCACGCCTCCCTAATTAAGTTGGCCGAGAACGCGGATGTACCCATAATAAACGCATTAAGCGATGAGTGCCACCCAACTCAGGTATTGGCCGATGCCTTAACCATTTGGGAGAAGCTGGGTAGGTTAAGCGGCGTTAAGCTGGCGTTCGTTGGGGACGGCGATAATAATATGTCGCATAGCCTGATGCAGATGGGGGCTAAGCTAGGCATGGAGGTCAGGATAGTGTCCCCAAAGGGTTACTGGCCCAGCAAGAAGTACTTGGAGCCATCAGAGGACGACGCCAAGAAGAGCGGCGGCTCAATAATTATCACCGATAACTTGGAGGAGGGAGTGAAGGGGGTTGATGTTGTTTACACTGATGTGTGGGTCAGCATGGGGTTCGAGAAGGAGGCCGAGGAGAGACTTAAAGTGTTTAAGCCTTACCAAGTTAATTCCCACGTAATGGAACTGGCGGGGAAGAACTCCATATTCATGCATTGCCTCCCAGCCCACAGGGGCTATGAGGTTACGGATGACGTGGTGGATTCACGGCAAAGCGTTGTGTGGGATGAGGCCGAGAATAGGATGCACACAATAAAGGCAATACTATCAGCACTAATCTAGGCCCTTCGAATAAAACAATCCTTTATTGAAGCGGTATCCCGCCCTCGCGGATGGGGCTTTCCCTCCCTTTAATCCCCCGTAAAGTTAAAGGACTTGAATTTTCTTG includes:
- a CDS encoding uracil-DNA glycosylase codes for the protein MLPGLAECRLCPRLVAYRENVKPLPRFSGEEYWRKPVPPWGEAGGVMIIGLAPAAHGGNRTGRMFTGDRSAQFLFRALHDAGLASNPFSVSRNDGTRLRCAYVTSAVKCVPPSNKPLASEVSNCLRWLSIEFEMIKPRSVVALGAIATNSISRVMGVRVRFRHGDSLVVNGVKLFMSYHPSPRNTNTGRLKLSDLVDILIQARKWAGCLEKN
- a CDS encoding ornithine carbamoyltransferase, with the protein product MKLKGRDLLSWVDYSRDEFMFLLNLSKNLKERFYAGERYVPTHLGKTVLGIFEKPSTRTRISLEVAANQLGMKVIYSNPQELQLGRGETIEDTARVVTRLVDGVMARVYSHASLIKLAENADVPIINALSDECHPTQVLADALTIWEKLGRLSGVKLAFVGDGDNNMSHSLMQMGAKLGMEVRIVSPKGYWPSKKYLEPSEDDAKKSGGSIIITDNLEEGVKGVDVVYTDVWVSMGFEKEAEERLKVFKPYQVNSHVMELAGKNSIFMHCLPAHRGYEVTDDVVDSRQSVVWDEAENRMHTIKAILSALI